In Nitrospirota bacterium, a single window of DNA contains:
- a CDS encoding DUF4388 domain-containing protein, which produces MKTRNYHFTDLPKIFEALRVKKTTGVLKLHQEKAIKSLFFKEGNLIYASSSENEDRLGDILLKIGKITQEHYKISADLITKTGKRQGSILVEMGVITPKELFEGLKYQIREIISSVILWDMGGNCEFQQGELPPNIIPIPIDLSEILSGIIVKLEAEA; this is translated from the coding sequence ATGAAAACCAGAAATTATCATTTCACCGACTTGCCTAAAATTTTTGAAGCGCTTCGAGTCAAAAAAACAACAGGCGTTTTAAAGCTCCATCAGGAAAAAGCTATTAAATCTCTTTTCTTTAAAGAAGGGAACCTTATTTATGCTTCCTCCTCGGAAAACGAAGACCGCCTGGGGGATATTTTATTAAAGATTGGAAAAATCACCCAAGAACACTATAAGATTTCCGCCGATTTAATTACAAAAACCGGTAAACGACAGGGGTCTATTCTCGTGGAAATGGGCGTCATCACACCCAAAGAACTTTTTGAAGGATTAAAATATCAAATCAGAGAAATCATCTCTAGCGTGATTTTATGGGATATGGGAGGAAATTGTGAATTTCAGCAGGGAGAGCTTCCTCCCAACATCATTCCCATTCCAATCGATTTAAGTGAAATTCTTTCGGGGATTATTGT